In the genome of Leptospira inadai serovar Lyme str. 10, one region contains:
- a CDS encoding inositol monophosphatase family protein, translating into MPIRSDLLPLFESISREAGEKILNYFDGKSEYSLKDPMQVLTDADIASHEVLFESLHREFSGIPIVLEEQENSEPLPTSYIVCDELDGTALFSRGMSEFSVIMAYVEDGKPVAGCIYFPAMASIVLSERGKGTTVDDHKIVFREKSDLSHSVVSLEINNTLTNEDFSWIANVVKNSLASRSLAATGAGFRELLLGKTDLFLNFNGAKVWDFAAGAVAIEEAGGILLNKEGKPLEWDKIRMSGVICKDSSLASSVFRLKPGGS; encoded by the coding sequence ATGCCGATTCGCTCCGATCTACTTCCCCTCTTCGAATCGATTAGCAGGGAAGCGGGAGAAAAGATTCTAAACTATTTCGATGGAAAATCGGAATATAGCTTAAAGGATCCGATGCAGGTACTGACGGATGCCGACATCGCTTCCCATGAAGTTTTGTTCGAATCGTTGCATCGAGAGTTTTCCGGAATTCCGATTGTTTTAGAAGAACAGGAAAATTCGGAACCCTTACCGACTTCCTATATAGTATGCGACGAACTTGACGGAACGGCACTGTTTTCCAGGGGGATGTCGGAGTTTAGCGTGATTATGGCTTACGTTGAAGACGGAAAACCGGTCGCGGGATGCATTTATTTTCCCGCAATGGCATCGATCGTGCTTTCCGAACGGGGAAAAGGTACGACGGTGGACGACCACAAGATCGTTTTTCGCGAGAAATCGGATTTATCTCACAGCGTGGTTTCTTTAGAAATCAATAATACTCTTACTAATGAGGATTTCTCATGGATTGCCAATGTGGTAAAGAATTCCTTGGCGTCCAGATCTCTTGCTGCAACGGGCGCCGGGTTTCGAGAACTCCTGCTCGGAAAGACCGATCTATTTTTAAACTTTAACGGAGCAAAAGTCTGGGACTTCGCGGCCGGGGCGGTCGCAATCGAGGAGGCCGGCGGTATCCTATTGAATAAGGAAGGTAAGCCTTTAGAATGGGATAAGATTCGAATGTCCGGGGTTATATGTAAGGACAGTAGTTTAGCGTCTTCGGTCTTTCGATTAAAACCGGGAGGAAGTTGA
- a CDS encoding HEAT repeat domain-containing protein, with product MSSFLFKMQTSTNFRIFVLLLVLGASVIPGLESGFAQSNSSQPPANSDPSSPGPQEDGPGVGPAQNPDDSSDPANSEFPQDGKEIKKYNDQFKRGLLSVFQAEANHNIKKLSRHGLTNPIPRVRAAAAFALGRLGSKAGVKTLHKMIDHDGETVRQAAYFGLADIGARASLEYFYAGAKSSDKEIRVSSFRGMGKTADPSAREVLLRKGITSDDKDIVKASILGLGYYQAPEDIRIFIDYLNSPDEELQKAAVEALGRHKTRTSMNILEDAFRDKGNLRAQILDTLTAQKNSFAVFALLRILNNFPDSDVIAKEIGVRLYKLKVSGKFMTVTSEKVPLLKEPFVGSPTLRDLDGGEVGKVLQKSPKRYILDINGQRIENFYYKVLVNTKFKDAFTETATGWVFGSYIKIRTVSLPKSSKKKKRPSILDEEDPAPNPQTQPTPPGEEGGTPATDGP from the coding sequence ATGTCCTCTTTTTTATTTAAAATGCAGACCAGCACTAATTTCCGTATTTTCGTTCTTCTCCTGGTCCTTGGAGCGTCGGTTATTCCCGGACTCGAATCCGGCTTTGCTCAGAGTAACTCGAGTCAACCCCCTGCAAATTCGGATCCTTCCTCTCCCGGACCGCAAGAAGACGGGCCTGGCGTGGGTCCCGCTCAAAATCCCGACGATTCCTCAGATCCTGCAAATTCTGAATTTCCGCAAGACGGGAAGGAAATCAAAAAGTATAACGATCAGTTTAAGCGCGGACTTCTGTCCGTTTTTCAAGCCGAGGCAAATCATAATATTAAAAAACTGAGTCGGCACGGATTGACCAACCCGATTCCGAGAGTAAGAGCCGCGGCGGCATTTGCATTGGGTCGATTGGGTTCCAAGGCCGGCGTCAAGACCCTGCACAAGATGATCGATCATGACGGAGAGACCGTTAGGCAGGCCGCCTATTTCGGCTTAGCCGATATAGGCGCTCGTGCTTCATTGGAATATTTTTACGCGGGTGCAAAATCCAGTGATAAGGAAATTCGAGTTTCTAGTTTTCGAGGAATGGGAAAAACGGCCGATCCCAGCGCTCGGGAAGTGCTGCTTCGCAAAGGAATCACGTCCGACGATAAGGATATAGTCAAAGCTTCCATTCTCGGTTTGGGATATTATCAGGCGCCGGAAGATATCCGAATTTTTATCGATTATCTTAACTCCCCCGATGAGGAATTGCAGAAAGCTGCGGTCGAAGCGCTGGGTCGTCACAAGACTCGAACATCGATGAATATCCTGGAGGACGCGTTTCGAGACAAGGGGAATCTTAGAGCGCAAATTCTGGATACTCTGACTGCTCAAAAAAATTCCTTCGCCGTTTTTGCTCTATTACGAATTTTGAATAATTTTCCGGATTCCGACGTAATCGCTAAGGAAATCGGTGTCCGATTGTATAAGTTAAAAGTGTCCGGCAAGTTCATGACCGTTACTTCGGAGAAAGTGCCTTTACTCAAAGAACCGTTTGTCGGTTCTCCAACGCTTAGAGATTTAGACGGTGGAGAAGTGGGAAAAGTCCTGCAAAAAAGTCCGAAGCGCTATATCCTGGATATCAACGGACAACGAATCGAAAATTTCTATTATAAAGTATTAGTAAATACTAAATTTAAAGACGCATTTACCGAGACTGCCACCGGCTGGGTATTCGGATCCTATATTAAAATCCGAACCGTGTCCCTTCCGAAATCCTCCAAGAAAAAGAAACGCCCTTCGATACTGGACGAAGAAGATCCTGCACCGAATCCGCAAACGCAGCCGACACCTCCCGGAGAAGAAGGTGGAACTCCCGCAACGGACGGTCCATGA
- the hflX gene encoding GTPase HflX has protein sequence MQRLKKLSERRIRENVIITPEVARTLTELSHEIGRQVGILIDRTGYVTHVIVGSDSSIDIPWLDRIRMSEARLRGLRLVHTHLKDESLNQEDLTDLALLRLDYITAITVAESGLPKAYYSAYVNPEDEEGEPWTILSRKSPGQLEEGILEEILDIETRMARYRRNFKGAQKENRAFLVGVYPEHQRGRTPSQSIEELKELCRTAGVHVVDSFIQKKNRLDPATVLGKGKLEEIVLKAIQKQVELLVFDLELTPSQAKKISDYADLKVIDRTQLILDIFARNAKSRDGKLQVELAQLKYLKGRLTELDDNMSRLTGGIGGRGPGETKLEIGKRRVEERISRLEQELKSLKKRREIARRRRKKNEIPVCGIVGYTNAGKSTLLNMLTNSEVLSEDKLFATLDPTSRRLRFPEEREIIISDTVGFIHDLPPELSNAFKATLEELGDSDLLLHVVDISNPEHHLHMEAVESILEDLGLAEIPRILVYNKIDSLPEEARAELIREADIDTVYASAFKKIGLDLLLRRIEERIYSEAAAKLREQRLLQGFNEQFEEEEREDEPIPIP, from the coding sequence GTGCAACGTCTGAAGAAACTTTCAGAAAGAAGAATCCGGGAAAATGTAATCATCACCCCGGAAGTCGCAAGAACTCTCACCGAACTTTCCCACGAAATCGGCCGTCAGGTCGGGATATTAATCGATAGAACAGGCTATGTTACCCACGTAATCGTCGGCTCCGATAGCTCGATCGATATCCCGTGGCTGGATCGAATCCGCATGTCGGAAGCGAGATTGCGAGGTTTACGACTTGTGCATACACACCTCAAAGACGAGTCCTTAAACCAAGAAGATTTGACGGACTTGGCGTTACTTCGACTGGACTATATCACCGCAATTACCGTAGCCGAAAGCGGCCTTCCCAAAGCCTATTATTCCGCATACGTAAATCCCGAGGATGAAGAAGGCGAGCCTTGGACGATACTATCGCGTAAGAGTCCGGGCCAGCTAGAGGAAGGCATACTCGAAGAGATTCTAGATATAGAAACTCGAATGGCTCGGTATAGACGCAATTTCAAAGGGGCTCAAAAAGAAAACCGGGCGTTCTTAGTGGGAGTTTATCCGGAACACCAAAGAGGTAGAACTCCTAGTCAGTCGATAGAGGAACTAAAAGAACTCTGTAGAACCGCCGGCGTTCACGTAGTCGATTCCTTCATTCAAAAAAAGAACCGACTCGATCCTGCAACCGTTTTAGGAAAAGGAAAGTTGGAGGAAATCGTTCTCAAAGCGATCCAAAAACAAGTCGAGCTACTCGTGTTCGATTTGGAATTAACTCCTTCCCAGGCTAAGAAAATTTCCGATTACGCGGACTTAAAAGTAATCGATAGAACACAACTCATCCTGGATATTTTTGCGCGGAATGCCAAAAGCCGCGACGGTAAACTCCAGGTGGAATTGGCCCAATTAAAGTATCTCAAAGGGCGACTAACGGAGCTTGACGACAATATGTCCAGGCTGACCGGAGGAATCGGAGGAAGGGGCCCGGGGGAAACGAAACTGGAAATCGGCAAACGTAGAGTGGAAGAAAGAATTTCCCGGCTGGAACAGGAATTAAAATCCCTAAAGAAAAGAAGGGAGATCGCGAGGCGCAGACGTAAAAAGAATGAGATCCCGGTTTGTGGAATCGTCGGATATACCAACGCAGGCAAATCCACTCTTTTGAATATGCTCACGAACTCGGAAGTATTGTCCGAAGATAAACTTTTTGCGACCTTGGATCCGACTTCAAGACGACTTAGATTTCCGGAGGAAAGGGAGATCATTATTTCGGACACCGTAGGATTTATTCATGATCTTCCGCCGGAACTGTCCAATGCGTTCAAGGCAACTCTGGAAGAATTAGGAGATTCGGATTTACTATTACACGTTGTGGATATATCCAATCCCGAGCATCATCTGCATATGGAAGCGGTGGAATCCATCCTGGAAGATTTGGGGTTGGCAGAAATCCCCAGAATCCTAGTTTATAATAAGATCGATAGTTTACCGGAAGAAGCCAGGGCCGAACTGATACGAGAAGCCGACATCGATACCGTCTACGCTTCGGCGTTCAAGAAAATCGGATTGGATCTTCTCTTGCGTAGAATCGAAGAACGCATCTATTCCGAAGCAGCGGCTAAATTGCGGGAACAAAGACTACTTCAGGGATTCAACGAGCAGTTTGAGGAAGAAGAACGAGAAGACGAGCCTATCCCGATTCCTTAA
- a CDS encoding STAS domain-containing protein: MARTEFEGLFIETKRTPVKEREVLVVTMNGKVTNSNAFEISRKINFVFDEGIFEIILDLSALEYINSVGVATLLTLIKTVDQHNGKIVIGGLNHFLENVIRLMELPKKVAIYHTLEEAKTAFA; encoded by the coding sequence ATGGCAAGAACGGAATTCGAAGGGCTGTTTATAGAAACAAAACGTACTCCCGTAAAGGAGAGAGAAGTTCTCGTCGTGACGATGAACGGAAAGGTGACAAATTCGAACGCTTTTGAAATTTCGCGTAAGATCAACTTCGTTTTCGACGAAGGAATTTTCGAGATTATCTTGGATCTCTCCGCTCTGGAATATATCAACAGCGTGGGCGTTGCTACTCTTCTTACGTTAATCAAAACGGTGGATCAGCATAACGGTAAAATAGTTATCGGCGGACTGAATCACTTTTTAGAAAATGTAATTCGTTTAATGGAATTACCTAAAAAAGTAGCGATCTACCATACGTTGGAAGAAGCTAAAACGGCCTTTGCATAA